The following proteins come from a genomic window of Deltaproteobacteria bacterium:
- a CDS encoding rod shape-determining protein RodA — MKPHGQLRLSELHWPLVITVVLIALLGVYNLHSAAAARDSQLYAMQAMWMGIGAIVAAFFLFLDYRFTERLAYPFFTIIIFLLLAVLGQGHHAKGAVRWLRIGPVNFQPSEFAKLAAVFCLSRYFHTRIMPDGYTIGSLVRPFNLSRPLAVIAALIIGWKNLWLTDPLGQLARFLRSTIGVNPKEAGDLLWFRIFILFSIASAVAFTIILIIRRERSDALLNPWPPTRRKRLITLTSVIGMLLVILTIWYWKSPWLRDPLSVIVLNLVKNAAPLGQYAKPNPGYTLRVILVIAAAIYLLAALLHLRHGVTNIIDMVVAPVDLMFVPPLLILVQPDLGTAGIVILISASIMLIVGIRLRSLVILGIFGIVIATIGWAGILKDYQKRRVITFMDPEHDKQGAGWNAVQSMIAVGSGQWTGKGHKGGTQTQLSFLPEQHTDFAFSVWGEEQGFLGSSLLVVLYLLVAFFGFSIAADAREHYGGLLAAGATAIILWQALINMSMVIGLFPVVGITLPLFSYGGTSVVTVMLAVGILLNVHWRRRVH; from the coding sequence ATGAAACCTCACGGACAACTGCGTTTATCAGAATTACATTGGCCTTTAGTAATTACCGTTGTTTTAATTGCTTTACTTGGTGTTTATAATTTACACTCGGCGGCTGCGGCGCGAGATTCACAATTATATGCAATGCAAGCAATGTGGATGGGCATTGGTGCGATTGTCGCCGCATTTTTTTTATTTCTTGATTACCGTTTTACCGAACGCTTGGCTTATCCATTTTTTACCATAATAATATTTTTGTTACTTGCAGTACTTGGTCAGGGTCATCATGCTAAAGGAGCGGTACGCTGGCTGCGCATAGGACCAGTTAATTTTCAGCCGAGTGAATTTGCTAAGCTCGCTGCAGTTTTTTGTCTATCACGATACTTTCATACTCGTATTATGCCTGACGGTTATACTATTGGTTCATTAGTGCGCCCATTTAATCTTTCACGCCCATTAGCAGTAATAGCGGCGTTAATAATCGGCTGGAAAAATCTTTGGCTAACTGATCCACTGGGTCAACTTGCCAGATTTTTGCGTAGTACTATTGGCGTGAATCCTAAAGAAGCAGGCGACCTACTATGGTTTCGTATTTTTATTCTATTTAGTATCGCCAGCGCAGTCGCTTTTACAATTATTCTAATTATTAGGAGAGAACGTAGTGACGCTTTGTTAAATCCCTGGCCACCCACGCGTCGTAAGCGATTAATTACATTAACATCGGTGATTGGGATGCTGTTGGTAATACTAACAATTTGGTATTGGAAATCGCCATGGTTGCGTGATCCACTAAGTGTAATAGTATTAAATTTAGTTAAAAATGCAGCTCCTTTAGGTCAGTATGCCAAACCAAACCCAGGCTATACCCTACGTGTAATTTTGGTGATTGCCGCAGCAATTTATCTACTTGCCGCGTTATTGCACCTGCGACATGGGGTAACTAATATTATTGATATGGTAGTTGCACCTGTAGATCTTATGTTTGTGCCACCTCTTCTTATTTTAGTTCAACCCGATCTTGGTACGGCAGGAATAGTTATTTTAATATCAGCTAGTATCATGTTAATAGTTGGTATTCGTCTGCGTTCATTAGTTATTTTAGGGATATTTGGCATTGTGATTGCCACTATTGGCTGGGCGGGGATCCTTAAAGATTATCAAAAGAGACGCGTTATTACTTTTATGGATCCTGAGCATGATAAACAAGGCGCGGGATGGAACGCTGTGCAATCAATGATTGCGGTTGGCTCAGGACAATGGACTGGTAAAGGGCATAAAGGCGGTACGCAAACACAGTTATCATTTTTGCCTGAACAACATACCGATTTTGCTTTTAGTGTATGGGGTGAAGAACAAGGGTTTTTAGGCAGTTCATTATTAGTAGTGCTTTATTTATTAGTAGCTTTTTTTGGATTCTCAATAGCTGCTGATGCCAGAGAGCATTATGGTGGTTTGTTAGCTGCTGGAGCGACTGCTATTATTTTATGGCAAGCTTTGATAAATATGAGCATGGTGATTGGTTTGTTTCCAGTCGTGGGTATTACTCTGCCGCTATTTTCATACGGTGGTACCTCAGTAGTAACTGTTATGTTAGCAGTAGGTATTTTGCTAAATGTTCACTGGCGACGAAGGGTACATTAA
- the pyrE gene encoding orotate phosphoribosyltransferase: MAKLSVESARSRLLDLFKELSWRRGLVTLASGKQSDFYIDGRQTALHAEGSCLIGELIFSHIQTLRAKNIRIDGVGGMTLGADPIATATSIISWQSGAPVHAFIIRKELKAHGTASWVEGTRNLPKNSPVLIVEDTVTTGGSTRKAVDRARESSLAPVAIFSLVDRNEGGREALRATGIPYTSLFTRDDFT, translated from the coding sequence ATGGCCAAGTTGTCTGTTGAATCGGCCCGTTCGCGCTTGCTTGATCTTTTTAAAGAGCTTTCATGGCGACGTGGTTTAGTAACATTAGCTTCTGGCAAGCAAAGTGACTTTTATATTGACGGACGGCAGACCGCACTTCATGCTGAGGGTTCTTGTTTAATTGGTGAGTTGATTTTTTCTCATATCCAAACTTTACGAGCTAAAAATATTCGTATTGATGGTGTAGGTGGCATGACTTTGGGTGCTGACCCGATCGCCACTGCAACCTCAATTATTAGCTGGCAAAGTGGTGCGCCTGTTCATGCATTTATTATTCGTAAAGAACTAAAGGCCCATGGTACAGCTTCCTGGGTAGAAGGCACACGCAATCTCCCTAAAAACTCACCAGTTTTAATTGTTGAAGACACAGTTACTACCGGTGGTTCAACACGTAAAGCAGTTGATCGTGCACGTGAAAGTAGCTTAGCACCAGTAGCAATATTTAGTCTTGTTGATCGTAATGAAGGTGGACGTGAAGCGTTGCGTGCAACTGGTATTCCGTATACTTCGCTATTTACCCGTGATGATTTTACTTAA
- a CDS encoding polymer-forming cytoskeletal protein yields MVDNDTSTVIGESILINGNLQGDEDLTVLGRVEGTVNLTKTLNVEESGIVKANISVRNAIISGVVVGNINATESVEITEVGRMVGDIKAPRVIIVDGARYRGAVDMGDLESPRSSVASSSPRNERALVSRPVSTTPRMSIPSAPIRRPSPPPAPAPAPAPAPIPRRSEPSKPMITPTPVPATAPVVMGAKKIKKKVVSKKK; encoded by the coding sequence ATGGTAGATAATGACACGTCCACCGTCATCGGTGAGTCGATTCTCATTAATGGTAATTTACAAGGCGATGAGGATCTCACCGTTTTAGGTCGGGTTGAAGGCACTGTTAACCTGACTAAAACTTTAAATGTTGAAGAATCTGGTATCGTTAAAGCAAACATTTCGGTTCGCAACGCAATTATTAGTGGCGTAGTAGTTGGCAATATCAATGCCACTGAAAGTGTTGAAATTACCGAAGTAGGCAGAATGGTTGGCGATATAAAGGCACCGCGTGTAATTATTGTGGATGGTGCTCGTTATCGAGGCGCAGTCGACATGGGAGATCTCGAAAGTCCTCGCTCCAGTGTAGCTTCGTCATCACCACGTAATGAACGAGCTTTGGTATCACGTCCGGTATCAACAACACCGCGTATGTCTATACCTTCGGCCCCAATACGACGTCCTAGTCCACCACCAGCGCCCGCGCCCGCGCCCGCGCCCGCGCCAATACCAAGACGTAGCGAGCCCAGTAAACCAATGATTACACCGACCCCAGTTCCAGCAACAGCTCCGGTGGTCATGGGGGCAAAAAAAATTAAAAAGAAGGTAGTCTCTAAGAAGAAGTGA
- a CDS encoding polymer-forming cytoskeletal protein produces MANTVIGSSIVIDGEITGDEDLVIQGTVKGKIQLRESLYVEASGVVEADIETQNVDISGQVTGNITATDKVELKTQCRVVGDIKAPRILIADGASFKGNVDMDV; encoded by the coding sequence ATGGCGAACACCGTAATTGGCAGCTCCATCGTGATTGATGGTGAAATAACTGGTGACGAAGATCTCGTTATTCAAGGCACCGTTAAAGGTAAAATTCAATTACGTGAGAGCCTCTATGTTGAAGCTTCAGGTGTTGTAGAGGCTGATATCGAGACTCAAAACGTTGACATTTCTGGACAAGTCACTGGTAACATCACGGCCACTGATAAGGTCGAGCTGAAAACCCAATGTCGTGTTGTTGGCGATATTAAGGCGCCACGCATCCTTATTGCCGACGGTGCTTCATTCAAGGGCAACGTCGACATGGATGTTTAA
- a CDS encoding polymer-forming cytoskeletal protein gives MADNETACIIGKGIQIRGNLSGSGDLIVEGRVEGHVSLQDHITVDDSGIVVADIETRELTVNGNMSGNIDASQRVSISSTATVVGDVRAPRVVIEDGARFRGNIEMDVPLPPDI, from the coding sequence ATGGCTGATAATGAGACAGCCTGTATTATTGGCAAGGGTATTCAAATTCGTGGCAACCTCTCGGGCTCAGGCGATTTAATCGTCGAAGGCCGCGTCGAAGGTCATGTCTCGCTACAAGATCATATCACCGTTGATGATAGTGGCATCGTAGTAGCCGATATCGAAACGCGTGAACTTACGGTCAATGGCAACATGAGTGGCAACATTGATGCTTCGCAGAGAGTGTCTATTTCGAGCACAGCCACTGTTGTTGGTGATGTACGCGCCCCGCGAGTTGTCATTGAAGATGGCGCTCGTTTCCGTGGTAATATCGAAATGGATGTACCACTGCCACCAGACATTTAG
- a CDS encoding 3-deoxy-manno-octulosonate cytidylyltransferase translates to MQVALIIPARYNSSRLSGKPLITIAGKTLIERVFAIAQAAIKDFFNIQVVVATEDERVADFCGDRNIACVITPASCRTGSDRAFAAAQQLTNPPDFVVNMQGDNPLAPPWFIRALIEQAQRDTNIKVITPCVALSWAELELLQKNKAITPFSGTCVIRDKNNNAIWFSKNIIPLVRYKRFASDSEKSPVLRHIGIYGYRYAALQRFSSLPRGDYEVIEELEQLRFLENGISIRLHEVNYHGRSGMSGIDSPEDIKRAEAIIAREGEIA, encoded by the coding sequence ATGCAAGTTGCGTTAATAATTCCAGCTAGATACAACTCATCGCGTTTATCAGGCAAGCCGCTAATTACTATAGCCGGAAAGACATTAATTGAGCGTGTTTTCGCTATTGCACAAGCAGCAATTAAAGATTTTTTTAATATTCAGGTCGTGGTAGCTACTGAAGATGAACGCGTGGCAGACTTTTGTGGCGATCGTAATATTGCTTGTGTTATAACTCCTGCATCATGCCGTACAGGTAGTGATCGGGCATTTGCCGCAGCACAACAATTAACTAACCCACCTGATTTTGTTGTTAATATGCAGGGTGATAACCCATTAGCACCTCCATGGTTTATTCGGGCATTAATTGAACAAGCTCAGCGCGATACTAACATCAAAGTTATTACTCCATGTGTGGCACTTAGCTGGGCTGAATTAGAGCTATTGCAAAAAAATAAGGCCATAACTCCATTTTCAGGTACCTGTGTAATTAGAGATAAGAATAACAATGCAATTTGGTTTTCAAAAAACATAATTCCGTTAGTACGTTATAAACGATTTGCCAGTGATAGTGAGAAATCTCCAGTGTTACGTCACATTGGGATTTATGGTTACCGTTACGCGGCATTGCAGCGTTTTAGCAGTTTACCTAGAGGAGATTACGAAGTCATCGAAGAGCTTGAACAACTGCGTTTTCTTGAAAACGGTATTTCTATTCGTTTGCACGAAGTAAATTATCATGGGCGAAGCGGAATGTCGGGCATTGATTCGCCAGAAGATATTAAGCGCGCTGAAGCCATAATTGCGCGCGAAGGTGAGATCGCATGA
- a CDS encoding histidine phosphatase family protein produces MILYIVRHGNTFGDDQEGGKRVFMAGCNQNIPLVASGRAQARAFAQYLEKVASHPTAIYASHLLRTWEFASIIREYFFNQHKFEISLYRDERLLELDYGDWAGLTTDGEHNEIIAKFGLDAWQAWQQQRVFHNFPPHNWRITEIEVKNNIIGFTNDIIERYNDNDVVIAVGSQGSLYYFNALLDAQMQNLQVTERLRIKTGNFCKLVYDTGYWRLIEWNTAVH; encoded by the coding sequence ATGATTTTATATATCGTTCGTCATGGTAACACTTTTGGTGATGATCAAGAGGGCGGCAAAAGGGTGTTTATGGCAGGCTGTAATCAAAATATACCATTAGTTGCTAGCGGTAGGGCACAAGCACGTGCATTTGCGCAATATCTTGAAAAAGTCGCTTCACACCCGACAGCAATATACGCAAGCCATTTGCTACGCACTTGGGAGTTTGCTTCTATTATTCGAGAATATTTTTTCAATCAGCATAAATTTGAAATTTCGTTGTATCGCGATGAACGTCTGCTTGAACTTGATTATGGAGATTGGGCAGGATTGACAACTGATGGTGAGCATAATGAAATAATCGCCAAATTTGGCCTAGATGCATGGCAAGCATGGCAACAACAACGTGTTTTTCATAATTTCCCTCCCCATAATTGGCGTATCACTGAAATTGAAGTAAAAAATAATATTATTGGTTTTACCAATGATATTATCGAACGATATAATGATAATGATGTAGTAATCGCTGTAGGTAGCCAAGGTAGTTTATATTATTTTAATGCTTTACTTGATGCACAGATGCAGAATTTACAAGTGACTGAACGTTTAAGAATTAAAACCGGAAATTTTTGTAAATTGGTTTATGATACCGGTTATTGGCGTCTTATTGAGTGGAATACCGCTGTTCACTAA
- a CDS encoding YqgE/AlgH family protein — protein MTVRTELAAPAFLIAMPQLGDPNFMRAVVFIVDHNDNGSMGLMINRPTDLKVSDLCASQDMRWGDSGTGLVYQGGPVQTERAFILHASDHKGPETEAVMENINLSYSLESLRLMAEQPPQQYRIFLGYAGWGPGQLAEELTAGAWLLGQPNGRLIFNTPVESVWEIALNEMGIDPMQLMHSGAVH, from the coding sequence ATGACTGTAAGAACGGAGTTAGCTGCTCCTGCATTTCTTATCGCGATGCCGCAACTTGGAGATCCAAACTTCATGCGGGCGGTGGTCTTCATTGTTGACCATAACGACAATGGTTCAATGGGTTTGATGATTAATCGACCAACCGATTTAAAAGTAAGCGATTTATGTGCCAGTCAAGATATGCGCTGGGGAGATAGTGGTACTGGTTTGGTCTATCAAGGCGGCCCAGTGCAGACAGAACGAGCGTTTATTCTGCATGCCTCTGATCATAAAGGACCTGAAACCGAAGCAGTAATGGAAAATATTAATCTAAGCTATTCACTTGAATCGCTGCGTTTAATGGCTGAGCAACCACCGCAACAATATCGTATATTTTTAGGCTATGCCGGTTGGGGTCCTGGGCAACTTGCTGAAGAGTTAACTGCTGGAGCATGGTTGCTTGGGCAACCAAATGGACGATTGATTTTTAATACCCCAGTTGAAAGCGTTTGGGAGATTGCACTTAACGAAATGGGTATTGACCCTATGCAATTAATGCATAGTGGGGCAGTGCATTAA
- a CDS encoding type II toxin-antitoxin system VapC family toxin, translated as MIVVDTSVVIDFLLQLPPFAVKINDRIIKEVPLIMAPHLLDAEVGQVLRRFVRQNKLSHKRAMLAFADLQNMPIIRYEHLPLLSRAFKYRDNVTFYDAIYLALAESINAPFLTRDKALAAIPGCKARVELFA; from the coding sequence GTGATCGTTGTTGATACATCGGTTGTTATTGATTTTCTTCTGCAACTACCGCCTTTTGCTGTAAAAATAAATGACCGAATAATAAAAGAAGTTCCTTTAATTATGGCACCGCATTTGCTAGATGCTGAGGTTGGTCAGGTTCTTCGCCGTTTTGTGCGCCAAAACAAATTGTCGCATAAAAGAGCAATGTTAGCTTTTGCTGATTTACAAAATATGCCGATAATTCGATATGAACATTTACCTTTATTATCGCGCGCTTTTAAATATCGCGATAACGTTACTTTTTATGATGCTATTTATTTAGCATTAGCCGAGAGTATTAATGCACCTTTTCTTACTCGAGATAAAGCATTAGCAGCAATACCAGGATGTAAAGCTCGTGTTGAATTATTTGCATGA